The following DNA comes from Blattabacterium cuenoti.
CCCTTCCTGATATACTATGATGGATTGGAAACATTACACGTTTACGAAAACAATCAAAATGGTTATATTTTTTTACAATAGAAAGACCCGATTTTTTTATATCCCATATTTTAAATCCTTTTTTTAGTGCATGGTCCGTAAAAGAACTCCAATAAATAGGAGCATATCCTAATTCAAATTTTTGAATTATTTTCATATGTAACCCTCTTTTTTGAATTAAATAATTCAATCCATTTTCTTTTCCTTCTTTGGTAAAAGATAATTGATTTATGAAAAAATGTTTTGCATAATCTTGTATGGAGTATAGTTTTTCATATTTTTTATGATCTATTCTATTCAAAAATTTTTGATCAATATTGATCCCATATCTCTTAGCAAGATAACGCAATGATTCTACATAAGTAAAATGTTCATGTTCCATAAGAAAAGTAATAATATTTCCTCCTTTTCCAGAACTGAAATCTTTCCATATTTTTTTTGTAGGAGATACAACAAGAGAAGGTGTTTTTTCATTAGAAAACGGACTTAAACCTCTATAATTGATTCCACTTTTTTTTAATTCTACAAAATCTCCAATTACATTTTCTATGCAAGAAGAAGAAAGTATTTTTTGTATAGTTTTTTTAGAAATCATATTATTTATTCCTCTAATAATCTATGAATAATTTTTTTTGGATTAGAATTAGAAAAAATAGTAGTTCCTGCTACTAATATATCTGCTCCATTTTTGAATAATAAAGAGGCATTTTCTAAATTAATACCTCCATCTACTTCTATAAGTGCAGAAGAATCTTTTTGTAATATTAAATCTTTGGTTTCTTCTAATTTTTGATATGTTTGTTTAATAAATTTTTGACCGCTAAAACCAGGATTAACACTCATCAATAAAACAAAATCTATATCTTTTATCACATCTTTTAATAGAAAAACTGGAGTATGTGGATTCACAGCTACACCTACTTTTATTCCATATTTTTTAATAGAATAAATAGTTTTGTGTAAATGAATACAAGCTTCATAATGAATATGTAAATGATCGGATCCACAATCTTTAAACTCTTTTATATATCGTTCTGGTTGTAGGATCATCAAATGGACATCCATGGGTTTATGGGCGTGTTTTTTTACATATTTAGTAAACAAAGATCCAAAAGAAATATTAGAAACAAAAGAGGAATCCATAATATCAATATGAAACCAATCTGCTTCACTTTCATTTATCATTTCTATATCACGATATAAAAAAGCTAAATTTGCTGAAAGTAAGGATGGAGCTATAATTTTTTTCATCATTCTTCAGTAATTTTCTGAAATCAGAGCTTCACTAATTATTCCAGTATTAGAAAAACCTCCATCATGATACAAATTTTGCATTGTTACTTTTCTTGTTAAATCTGAAAAAAGTGTAATGATATAGTTAGCACAATCTCGAGCAGAAGCGTTTCCTAACGGAGATATTTTTTCAGAAAAAATAAAAAATTTATTAAACCCTTTAACGGCTTTTGCTGCTCTTGTAATACTAGGAGATTGTGAGACTGTATTTACTCTCACCTTTTCTTTTATTCCCCAATAATAACCAAAATTACGAGTAATACTTTCTAAATAAGACTTATAATCCGACATATCTACATAATGTGGAAAACATCGTTGAGAAGCAATATATGTTATAGCTACAATAGAACCCCATTTATTCATCGCTTTCTTTTTCCAAGCTGTTTGCATAATTTTATGATAAGATACAGCAGATATTTCCCATCCTTTTCTTAAAAATTCGTAATTCATAGAGGGATAAGTCAATCCTTTTCGTATATTCATAGACATAGCTATGGAATGTAGTAAAAAATCTATTTTTCCTCTGAAATGATCTAATGTCTTTTCAAATAATATATCCAGATCTTGTATGGAAGTAGCATCTGCTGGAATAACCATAGATTTTGTTTTACGAGATAATTCATGAATTTTTCCAATTCTTAAAGAAACTGGAGTATTGGTTAATACAAAAGACGCTTTTTCTTCATAAGCTTGTTCTGCGACTTTCCAAGCAATAGAATTTTCGTCAAAAGCTCCAAATATAATTCCTTTTTTTCCTTCCAATAGATTATAAGACATAGAAAAACACCTATTTTTTTAATTTAAAAATATCTTTTATAACAGGTAAATAATCCAACTTTTCCCATGTGAAAAGTTCTACTTCTTTTTGTATTTTATTCCCTTCCATATCCGAAAAATACTTCCATACTTTATTTGGAATTTTTCCCATATGTCCATACACAGATGTTTCTTCATACATAGGTTGATGTAATTTTAATCTTTTTCCTATAGCATAAGGACGTAAATCAAAAATTTTATTTATATTCAACACAATATCTTCACTATTTATCTTTGATTTACCATAAGTATTTACAAAAATACTAATGGGTTTTACAATTCCTGCTGCATAGGATATTTGTATCAGTAGTTCATCTGAAATTCCTGATGCAACAAGATTTTTAGCTATATGTCTGGCAGCGTAAGCTCCAGATCTATCCATTTTAGATGGATCTTTACCAGAAAAAGCTCCTCCTCCATGAGATCCTTTTCCTCCATAAGTATCCACGATCATCTTTCTTCCGGTTACCCCTGTATCTCCATGAGGGCCTCCAATCACAAACTTTCCTGTAGAATTAATGTAATATTTTGTTTTATCCGTAAATAATTTTTTTCTATTTTTGTATAGAAAATTCTTCTTCACTCTTGGAATCAAAATATTGATAATATCGTAAACAATCTGTTTATGCATTTTTTCTTTTGTATCAAACTCATCATGTTGAGTTGAAATAACAATAGCATTAATATGTACCGGTACATTGGTATCCGAATATTCTAAAGTAACTTGCGATTTTGCATCTGGACGTAAATACGTCATTTTTTCTCCTTCATTACGAATCAATGAAAGTTCTCTTAATATACAATG
Coding sequences within:
- the metK gene encoding methionine adenosyltransferase — encoded protein: MAYLFTSESVSEGHPDKISDQISDSILDHFLAYDPNARVAIETLVTTGQIILAGEVHSNTWVNIQKIARNTLRKIGYTKNEYKFNADSCGILSSIQEQSLDLLNGIKKSKQKEDQASGDQCIVFGYAVRETENYMPLSLEISHCILRELSLIRNEGEKMTYLRPDAKSQVTLEYSDTNVPVHINAIVISTQHDEFDTKEKMHKQIVYDIINILIPRVKKNFLYKNRKKLFTDKTKYYINSTGKFVIGGPHGDTGVTGRKMIVDTYGGKGSHGGGAFSGKDPSKMDRSGAYAARHIAKNLVASGISDELLIQISYAAGIVKPISIFVNTYGKSKINSEDIVLNINKIFDLRPYAIGKRLKLHQPMYEETSVYGHMGKIPNKVWKYFSDMEGNKIQKEVELFTWEKLDYLPVIKDIFKLKK
- the rpe gene encoding ribulose-phosphate 3-epimerase, which translates into the protein MKKIIAPSLLSANLAFLYRDIEMINESEADWFHIDIMDSSFVSNISFGSLFTKYVKKHAHKPMDVHLMILQPERYIKEFKDCGSDHLHIHYEACIHLHKTIYSIKKYGIKVGVAVNPHTPVFLLKDVIKDIDFVLLMSVNPGFSGQKFIKQTYQKLEETKDLILQKDSSALIEVDGGINLENASLLFKNGADILVAGTTIFSNSNPKKIIHRLLEE
- a CDS encoding enoyl-ACP reductase FabI — protein: MSYNLLEGKKGIIFGAFDENSIAWKVAEQAYEEKASFVLTNTPVSLRIGKIHELSRKTKSMVIPADATSIQDLDILFEKTLDHFRGKIDFLLHSIAMSMNIRKGLTYPSMNYEFLRKGWEISAVSYHKIMQTAWKKKAMNKWGSIVAITYIASQRCFPHYVDMSDYKSYLESITRNFGYYWGIKEKVRVNTVSQSPSITRAAKAVKGFNKFFIFSEKISPLGNASARDCANYIITLFSDLTRKVTMQNLYHDGGFSNTGIISEALISENY